From the genome of Bacillota bacterium, one region includes:
- the ybaK gene encoding Cys-tRNA(Pro) deacylase → MAKNKAPVTPAVRMLRDENVDFTVNNYKYEEKGGTRVASREIGIDEHYFIKTLVMEDEDKKPLIILMHGDLEVSTKNLARTIGVKTVSPCMPETATKHTGYMVGGTSPFGTRKRMPVYMEETILELPTAYVNGGKRGYLFGLDPKEMMRVLRPKLVRVGIKI, encoded by the coding sequence ATGGCGAAGAATAAAGCACCGGTTACACCTGCCGTACGCATGTTGCGCGATGAGAATGTAGACTTTACTGTGAACAATTATAAGTATGAAGAAAAAGGTGGAACTAGAGTTGCGTCACGGGAAATAGGTATTGATGAACATTATTTTATTAAAACTTTAGTAATGGAGGACGAAGACAAAAAGCCTCTTATTATTTTAATGCACGGTGACCTGGAGGTTTCCACTAAAAATTTAGCTAGAACCATCGGGGTAAAAACTGTTTCACCTTGCATGCCGGAAACAGCGACTAAGCACACCGGCTACATGGTTGGCGGAACCTCGCCGTTTGGCACCCGTAAAAGAATGCCGGTGTACATGGAAGAGACAATCCTTGAGCTACCCACGGCCTATGTAAACGGTGGCAAGCGGGGTTATTTATTTGGCTTAGATCCCAAAGAGATGATGAGGGTTTTACGACCTAAACTAGTACGGGTAGGAATAAAGATTTAA
- a CDS encoding GNAT family N-acetyltransferase translates to MAILATPKGQVEFLGPLIRESIEPLDMNKNLNNFRRASRQKEALLQVSDLPEGIVYVAKHANEIIGYVLFQHPSEFGRWSKHPRLLELGAIEISRDWKCMGIASKLLHKAFKNPELEEYIVITTEFYWHWDLEGSGLSVWQYQRMLKKLFGSVGFKRRHTDDPEILEHSANMLMVRFGKTITDVHLKAFEDLTYQASIFV, encoded by the coding sequence ATGGCAATACTTGCTACACCAAAGGGCCAAGTTGAATTCCTTGGACCGTTAATCAGGGAATCTATTGAGCCCCTTGATATGAATAAGAACCTGAACAATTTCCGAAGGGCATCCAGGCAAAAAGAAGCATTACTCCAGGTGTCCGACCTGCCGGAAGGTATTGTTTATGTGGCAAAGCATGCAAACGAAATAATCGGTTATGTATTATTTCAACATCCCAGCGAATTTGGCAGGTGGAGCAAGCACCCGCGCTTGCTGGAGCTGGGTGCTATCGAAATCAGCAGGGATTGGAAATGCATGGGGATTGCATCAAAACTGTTGCATAAAGCTTTTAAAAACCCGGAACTGGAAGAGTATATAGTTATTACTACCGAGTTTTACTGGCATTGGGACCTTGAAGGCAGTGGGCTAAGCGTTTGGCAATATCAACGGATGCTTAAGAAGCTTTTTGGCAGTGTCGGTTTTAAAAGGCGGCATACGGATGACCCCGAAATTCTGGAACATTCAGCTAACATGCTTATGGTACGATTTGGTAAGACCATAACCGACGTTCATCTAAAGGCTTTTGAAGACCTTACTTATCAAGCATCAATTTTCGTATGA